GCATTCTGGGAAACGTAGGAGCTCATTGTCTAAAGTAGATCTGTGACTTTAACATCAGATTATCTGAGgggatttttccttttctgtcagATGCAGTGACTCCAGATCTCCAGTGCTCACGTTACCTGTTACACAAACGCACCTGCAGATTCCAGCTATTTTTTGGGCAACTTTCCATCACAGCCCTCCTGCACTGATTAAATGATACCATGGTTCCGCTGCTCTGCACACGTTCAAGAGATTTAGGATCTGAAATGTCCCCCGTTTCCTGTTAAGTTGCCCAAAAAGTTGCCAGGTGTTAAACTATCACGCTGTGAGACGCTGCAATAACATCTCGCGTCCATCCTGCTGCGCTGCGAACCTGCCACGGAGTAAAGTGACCTACAGCATTGATTCTACACAATAAgatgaagaacaagaagaaaaaagaaagacggaGGAGGACGTCGCCGTGACATCGTCTCTTCCTCTTGGTGATTGGACACAAACTGGTCCAATGGTGAGAAGAACACGTGGACGTAGacacgaggaggaggaggggtgagaCATTGTGaccttttcttttcacatctCTTCTTCTCAGATACGTGGATGGATGAAGAGTAAGGAGGAGGAAGGCGTGGAGGAGGAAGCTATTTTCCCTATTTCACCATCCAATCACATTTCAGAACAGATCAGGTGTAAGTGATGGCTGATGATGTCGACTGACTTGTTGCTGGTGATGATTTCTTGATaagagaagaacaaactgaaGCGTGTTGGTGGGTGACCAGTGTTTGATTCCCATACTGCGTAAAGGACCGaggttgatgatgatgatgatgaaggtgacGTTGTCAGGACGCCTCAGAAGTTGAGTTGCCTCTGGCTGGGCTGGTGCAGGTGCACGGTGGTGGCCTTCGCAGGGCGCAGCAGGTTGATGCGTCGCAGGGCGTTGCGGGACAGAGGTTGGGTGCGTTGGGCGGTGTTACCTGGTCGCTGCTGCAGGAGGCCGGCGCGAGCGGAGAGCGCCGCAGCGTAGCAAGCAGAGTGGAGGCTGGAGCGACGCTGAACCACCTCCTGCCTGCAGACAGAGGCATAAAGTAAGTTAGGTgactgaatattaaaatgtctgAGGACCTGCTGCTTCTCTAGTTATGACCTCAGACTCAGAGAcgtaatttgaattttaatttaaactaaaaaactatttagttaaagttaaatattttcaacTTCAGGTCAGGATTAGGCCTCAGTATCATAATTGTGACTTATTATATGATTATTACATAAAATCAGATTTGGGAGCAGTTTTATCTCGGCCCCGGCTCTCGGGATGTTACCTGTGACGAGGGTTGTCCAGCGAGCGCCTCGCCTTCTCCTTCCCACCGGAGGCTGTCGGGGTGCTGGGCATGTTTTCAGGCAACAAACCCAGCTCCAGGTCGAGGGATCGTGGCAGAGGGTCGAGAGTCAGTCGAGGGGGGCTGCGGTGGGCGTAGACGGACATGCTGGGGTGTTCGATCAGGAGGTTCTCCAGAGGGCTGGTCTCCAGAAGGACGGGCTTGCTGCCGCAGCCGGTGAAACATGGCGGGGGGGTGACGAACCAGCTCTCCTCCAGGGAACAGGCGTCCAGACGCAGGAACCCGTTCTCAtcgtcctcttcatcctcctctgcgCCGCCGTCCGGATCTGTGTCGGCCGTGGAGTTAAGGGAGGTGCAGGAGGCGTAGCGGATGGGGGCGCTGGCCATGGGGGACTGGATCATCACAagtcccccctcctcctcttcatcttcatcgtcATCTTCGTCGTGGCCAACAGTGGATCCAGAGAGGCCCTCGCCTCTttcagctgcagagagacaaacagtcACATTAATTATGACTCATATGGACCCATGTGCTCAGTGTGATTATGAACAACAGCAGAGATTCACGTTGTTGAGAATGTTTCTGTGAGACACATTACTTCACAATTAACTGAACATTAAAACTGTCAATTAAATTAGTCAACTGACCATAACTAAGTTATGATGTCAGCATTTACCAATTTGACATTCAGAATATTCACTTCTGGTGGAATATTCCTTTAAATGTCCTTCATCAACCTATCAAAGCACCTGAGGTGGTGTAGAACCCGCAGTCTGCCAGGAGGAGGCGCTGTGTcctgtctgtgcagcagcagtgaagccTTCAGACGTAAACAATCATTTTGTTGATGCTCAGCAGTCGGAGAGCTGCAGGCACGCGAGCAAACAGCTCAGCATCACGTGACAAACTGAAATCTCCTGCACacgtttgtctgtttgtgtgcaaacaCGGCTGCAAAACCTGTCTCACAAAGAGCGAGGAACTCTGCTCCAACCACCAGAGTTTCCATCACAAGaagctgcacaaacactttTCGCACTTCAGTCATCGTGCACAGCAAACGTGCCGACACCCTGCTCCGACCCAGCCTGCTATTTCTATCAGCTCAACATCAGCTTCTAATGattcacagagacacaggaagttGGGAGGCAACATGAGCTCAAGCTGTCAGACTGGAGGCTAAAAATAACTGATTTCAGTTCTGTTTAAGGGAATAAACCTTGTAAAACACCTCAGCTCAGCGGTTTTTTGGTCTTTACCCAGTGCAACAAGGTTTAGAAGCTAGACACCTTGATCAAACCATCTCCTCTGACCTCAGACTGTTTACGACGTGCGTGGagttttgtatgtttctgtgcatgtgcagctaCTTCTACACGTGACGCTAACACCTCCCTCCCGGTGGCTGTGGCTCCCAGGAGTCGACAGTGAAATCCTTGTTTACCAACAGAGTGCTGCACCGACAGCTAATCTGCACACGTTCTTTATCCTCTCGGCAGCAGCACAGCCCTCGCCGTCCAAGTCCATCAGCAGCTGAACTCTCCCTCCACAGGCTGCAGGAGTTTGCAAACTAATGAGGTTCAAGTGTGAGGCATCCGCAGCAGGAGTGAAGCTCCGTTAGTGAGGAGTGTGTGTTGGGCTAATGAGGTCAGGGTGGATTATGAATGAACCAGCTGACCTTCCTCACAACCCCGTCTCCTCTgtgaaccacagagacacacggTCTGAAGGGTTCAGTCCGACTTCTGCTTGCCTCAAAATGTGCCACATGCCGGC
This genomic stretch from Anabas testudineus chromosome 16, fAnaTes1.2, whole genome shotgun sequence harbors:
- the tp53inp1 gene encoding tumor protein p53-inducible nuclear protein 1, with the protein product MFQRFTSALFGDDVEELSRCSRPGDKEGEEDEDWILVNYLAERGEGLSGSTVGHDEDDDEDEEEEGGLVMIQSPMASAPIRYASCTSLNSTADTDPDGGAEEDEEDDENGFLRLDACSLEESWFVTPPPCFTGCGSKPVLLETSPLENLLIEHPSMSVYAHRSPPRLTLDPLPRSLDLELGLLPENMPSTPTASGGKEKARRSLDNPRHRQEVVQRRSSLHSACYAAALSARAGLLQQRPGNTAQRTQPLSRNALRRINLLRPAKATTVHLHQPSQRQLNF